One part of the Nostoc sp. PCC 7120 = FACHB-418 genome encodes these proteins:
- a CDS encoding TonB-dependent siderophore receptor, producing the protein MESRPSKEIISAGIVLALVSLLLQPAVAETKSHHSISTAKLLLAQQSDVSSVQVTGVKVTNTDKGIEVTLESSKPEALRPVIKSAENNYIADVPNAVLALPEGKEFSIANPVSGIVSVIVTQADANTVRVTVTGETGLPTAELFDSEEGLIFALAPIASTIPAPEQPEQPTSETPPAQPTAENNEPIELVVTGNQDQYRVEESSTATKIDAPLRDIPASVQVIPKEIIQDRQVVRLNELANNVSGVQQQSGYGGLSSSGYFIRGFESGFEGLRNGFKDFGFTSPRDVANIERVEFLKGPASVLYGSANNPGGVVNTITKKPLPDPSYRVGMTIGSYDFYRPTIDFTGPLTDDKSVLYRLNVAYENSGSFRDFIENESFFISPVVTVNISPKTSMTFEYEYQKYNYTFDRGLLPGNTFFQIPISRFLGEPGFNNAEFISNVFTYNLEHQFSDDWKFRQGFNVTSIRGNTRIARNTNFSEPFLEDDGQTLPRTSETSDEEQENISLQTEVSGKFNTGSIRHNVLLGVELAKYKFTYDFFSAPIASIDIFNPVYGAQPGTFDRSFAGEYGGDNLAVYFQNLIEFTPNLKLLAGGRFDWIDSFDRDPVSNTVNNEVSESNFSPRVGIVYQPTNSTSLYASWTNSFNPQFFGRSRTGESFKPETSEQFEVGIKQEFFDKRLSATLAYFDITKNNVLTPDPVDNNFSVQIGEQKSRGLELDIAGEILPGWKIIATYAYIDSSVSKDNDLERLNDRLSGVPFNSASLWTTYEFQKGSLAGLGFGLGLVYVDEREATLPNTIKIPSYVRTDASIFYRRDNWRAAINIKNLFDTEYYESQSFYLVPAAPLTVLGTISFEF; encoded by the coding sequence ATGGAGTCTCGACCATCGAAAGAAATTATTTCAGCCGGGATTGTCTTGGCACTTGTATCATTGCTTTTACAACCAGCTGTTGCGGAAACCAAATCACATCATTCTATCAGTACGGCGAAGTTACTACTGGCACAACAAAGTGATGTTTCATCTGTGCAAGTGACAGGCGTAAAAGTCACTAATACAGATAAAGGTATCGAAGTGACTTTAGAAAGTTCTAAACCAGAAGCACTGCGACCTGTGATTAAAAGTGCAGAGAATAATTATATTGCAGATGTCCCTAATGCAGTCTTAGCACTACCGGAAGGTAAAGAATTTAGCATTGCTAATCCAGTAAGCGGGATTGTATCTGTGATTGTTACTCAAGCTGATGCTAATACTGTACGGGTAACGGTAACAGGTGAGACGGGTTTACCAACAGCAGAATTATTTGATAGTGAAGAAGGTTTAATCTTTGCACTTGCTCCTATAGCTTCAACGATACCAGCACCAGAACAACCAGAACAGCCGACAAGTGAAACACCACCAGCACAACCAACAGCAGAAAATAATGAACCTATTGAATTGGTTGTTACAGGAAACCAAGACCAGTATCGTGTAGAAGAGTCATCAACTGCAACTAAAATTGATGCTCCCCTACGTGACATTCCCGCATCTGTTCAGGTAATTCCCAAAGAAATTATCCAAGATCGCCAAGTGGTGAGGCTGAATGAGTTAGCTAATAACGTCAGTGGCGTACAACAGCAATCGGGTTACGGTGGACTATCGTCTTCAGGTTACTTTATTCGCGGTTTTGAGTCAGGTTTTGAAGGGCTGCGTAACGGATTTAAAGATTTTGGTTTTACCAGTCCTCGTGATGTCGCTAACATTGAACGAGTTGAGTTTCTCAAAGGCCCTGCATCAGTCCTGTATGGCAGTGCTAATAACCCTGGTGGTGTCGTGAATACAATCACCAAGAAACCTTTACCAGACCCTTCTTACAGGGTAGGTATGACTATTGGCAGTTATGACTTTTATCGCCCCACAATTGATTTTACTGGGCCCTTAACAGACGATAAATCGGTATTATACCGCCTGAATGTTGCCTATGAAAACTCTGGTAGCTTTCGAGATTTTATTGAAAACGAAAGTTTCTTTATATCTCCTGTAGTTACAGTCAATATTAGTCCAAAAACCAGCATGACTTTTGAGTACGAATATCAAAAGTATAACTATACATTTGATAGGGGCTTGTTACCTGGAAACACGTTTTTCCAAATTCCTATCAGCAGATTTTTAGGTGAACCTGGTTTCAATAACGCTGAGTTTATATCCAATGTATTTACCTACAATTTAGAACACCAATTCAGCGATGATTGGAAATTCCGTCAAGGATTTAATGTCACTAGTATCCGTGGTAATACTCGCATAGCACGTAACACCAATTTTTCTGAACCTTTTTTAGAAGACGATGGACAGACACTTCCACGTACATCTGAGACATCAGATGAAGAACAGGAAAACATTTCGCTGCAAACCGAAGTTAGCGGTAAGTTTAATACAGGTTCTATCCGTCATAATGTTTTGTTAGGAGTAGAACTAGCAAAATACAAATTTACTTACGATTTTTTCAGCGCACCAATTGCCAGTATAGACATATTTAATCCAGTGTATGGCGCGCAACCAGGAACATTTGATAGGTCTTTTGCTGGAGAATATGGCGGTGATAATTTGGCAGTGTATTTCCAGAATTTGATTGAATTTACACCTAATCTAAAATTATTGGCTGGTGGACGCTTTGATTGGATAGATTCTTTTGACAGAGATCCAGTAAGCAATACTGTGAATAATGAAGTTTCAGAATCCAATTTTTCGCCGCGAGTAGGTATTGTCTACCAACCTACTAACTCCACTTCACTCTATGCGAGTTGGACAAATTCTTTTAACCCGCAATTTTTTGGACGTAGCCGTACAGGTGAGTCGTTTAAGCCAGAAACATCGGAACAATTTGAGGTTGGCATCAAACAAGAATTTTTTGACAAGCGACTATCAGCCACTTTGGCATATTTTGACATCACTAAAAACAATGTACTCACTCCTGATCCTGTAGACAATAATTTCAGTGTTCAAATTGGTGAGCAAAAAAGCCGTGGTTTGGAATTAGATATTGCAGGTGAAATTTTACCAGGATGGAAAATCATCGCTACCTATGCTTATATAGATTCTTCTGTCAGCAAAGACAATGATTTAGAACGGTTAAATGATCGGTTATCCGGAGTACCATTTAATAGTGCTAGTTTGTGGACAACTTATGAATTTCAAAAAGGTAGTTTGGCAGGGTTAGGATTTGGTTTAGGGCTTGTTTATGTAGACGAACGGGAAGCTACTCTGCCAAATACGATCAAAATCCCCTCTTATGTCAGAACTGACGCTAGTATTTTTTACCGCCGAGATAACTGGCGAGCAGCCATAAATATCAAAAATTTGTTCGATACAGAATATTATGAGTCTCAGAGTTTTTATTTAGTGCCGGCTGCACCGTTGACTGTATTAGGAACAATTTCTTTTGAGTTTTGA
- a CDS encoding iron-siderophore ABC transporter substrate-binding protein, giving the protein MKPKYRYKYIKLLLVITLTIVFFKGCHSFLTQNIYSSNEYVKSTECRIIKHKLGEICIPLNPQRIIVTDPENLEILLALGIKPIASARANAVGNKVNILDKDKVDGIINLGKESQINLERIIQLNPDLILGFSYSSQDYKLLSQIAPTAYFNYTETDWKKTLLEVAEVVNKTKKAEKLLEEYQHRIEDLKLKFTQKNKNTKISVMRFYTTIQFTQFLNELSFPVSILEELKLSIPLAQRQVSRGANVSYNNVSLERVDLLESDAMFIALDPGAEENFQTYQNSPLWQTLNVVKNNHVYTVDSGYWIFGNILSANAILDDIVKYLVE; this is encoded by the coding sequence ATGAAACCTAAATATCGATACAAGTATATAAAACTACTCTTAGTAATTACTTTAACCATAGTATTTTTTAAAGGGTGTCATAGCTTTTTAACACAAAATATATATTCATCAAATGAATATGTAAAATCAACAGAATGTCGAATAATTAAACATAAATTAGGCGAAATTTGTATTCCTCTTAATCCGCAACGCATTATTGTGACTGACCCAGAAAATTTAGAGATATTATTAGCATTAGGTATAAAGCCAATAGCATCAGCAAGAGCAAATGCAGTAGGTAATAAAGTCAACATATTAGATAAGGATAAAGTTGATGGGATTATTAATTTAGGAAAAGAAAGCCAAATAAATCTTGAAAGGATTATCCAGCTAAACCCAGATTTAATTCTAGGTTTTTCATACAGTTCTCAAGATTATAAATTACTTTCACAAATAGCTCCTACAGCTTATTTTAATTATACAGAAACAGACTGGAAAAAAACTTTACTAGAAGTTGCAGAAGTAGTTAATAAAACAAAAAAGGCGGAAAAATTATTAGAAGAATATCAACACAGAATTGAAGATTTAAAATTAAAATTTACTCAAAAAAATAAAAACACAAAAATTTCTGTAATGCGATTTTATACAACTATTCAATTTACACAATTTTTGAATGAGTTATCGTTTCCTGTCAGCATTTTAGAGGAATTGAAATTATCTATCCCTCTGGCACAACGGCAAGTTAGTAGAGGTGCAAATGTCAGTTATAACAATGTTAGTTTAGAACGTGTAGATTTACTAGAATCAGACGCGATGTTTATCGCATTAGATCCAGGTGCAGAAGAAAATTTTCAAACATATCAGAATAGTCCTCTATGGCAAACACTAAATGTAGTAAAAAATAACCATGTATATACCGTTGATTCTGGTTACTGGATTTTTGGAAATATTTTGTCAGCTAATGCTATTTTAGATGACATCGTTAAATATTTAGTGGAATAA
- a CDS encoding iron-siderophore ABC transporter substrate-binding protein: MKQFLHRYIKLFILIPLTLVLVNSCYINYPENSGLITTRIKTSECRLIKHPLGESCVPVKPQRVIALDETSMEALLALDLKPIATAQPNIAGSIIQKLGKKAEGIVSLGKDGQPNIEKMVQLNPDLILGFSVSAEQYKLFSQIAPTVTLDYIQFAWKDALSRIAEIIDKSEQAKILLEQYQQRVKELRTFINYNLKEKTVSVSRFYAGNQVPEFRTKYSFPGSLLTEVRIPVPEMQNQLTTNENQPLVSVSLERLELLDADVLFVALDPGAEESFQKYQNTPLWQKLDVVKNQRVYAVDSGYWIFGNILSANAILDDLFKYLVGK; encoded by the coding sequence ATGAAACAGTTTTTACATCGTTATATCAAGTTATTTATTCTCATACCCCTAACTTTAGTTTTGGTTAATAGTTGTTATATTAATTATCCTGAAAATTCCGGCTTGATAACGACAAGAATAAAAACATCTGAGTGTAGACTAATCAAACATCCTTTAGGTGAAAGCTGCGTTCCTGTAAAACCTCAGCGCGTTATTGCTTTAGATGAAACCTCTATGGAAGCATTGTTAGCACTGGACTTAAAACCAATAGCTACAGCACAGCCTAATATTGCAGGTAGCATAATACAAAAGTTGGGTAAAAAAGCTGAAGGTATAGTTTCTTTAGGGAAAGATGGTCAGCCAAATATAGAAAAAATGGTGCAATTAAATCCAGATTTAATTTTGGGTTTTTCTGTGAGCGCAGAACAATACAAATTATTTTCCCAAATAGCACCGACAGTTACACTTGATTATATTCAATTTGCTTGGAAAGATGCTTTATCACGTATTGCTGAAATCATAGATAAAAGTGAACAAGCAAAAATATTACTTGAGCAATATCAGCAAAGAGTTAAAGAATTACGCACCTTTATAAATTATAATCTCAAAGAAAAAACTGTTTCGGTGAGTCGCTTTTATGCTGGTAATCAAGTTCCAGAGTTTCGTACTAAATATTCATTTCCTGGAAGTTTACTTACAGAAGTGAGAATACCTGTACCAGAGATGCAAAATCAACTGACTACTAATGAAAATCAGCCTTTAGTTTCAGTTAGTTTAGAGCGTTTAGAGTTATTAGATGCAGATGTTTTATTTGTAGCTTTAGACCCTGGTGCAGAAGAGTCATTTCAAAAATATCAAAACACTCCTTTATGGCAAAAGCTAGATGTCGTGAAAAATCAGCGCGTGTATGCGGTTGATTCTGGTTACTGGATATTTGGCAATATTCTATCAGCTAATGCCATTTTAGATGACCTATTTAAATACTTAGTAGGAAAATAA
- a CDS encoding ferric iron reductase produces MLQQITNNSVQNFLQEVFTLAQNTLDSFYTDCIILPQPPDGVEVISLNNYLQPDRLLSQWQASDIYQKTQDIRIAASIWNKVYSWTTLPGVLALMTWAGVGLDAGLDNVSFVLEDGEPKALWFNDLSGTVIYPQRLPIPIPQDYPGKIVNSLEGLHQAVFTGLFQRNVAPMIDHVHRLTKLSKKTMWGNAVNASEGLFAEINKCTNLEAIQTDYSVLYEQPYSSVMPGRNSLYNLVRTEQLNEPGLPATTTVRLTCCLYAFIPPFDEKCTNCPLLKPQERISQIREYMKESE; encoded by the coding sequence ATGTTGCAACAAATAACTAACAATAGTGTACAAAATTTCTTACAGGAAGTATTTACTCTTGCTCAAAATACTTTAGATAGTTTCTATACGGACTGCATAATTTTACCTCAGCCACCTGATGGTGTTGAGGTAATTTCATTAAATAATTATTTACAACCAGATAGACTTTTATCTCAATGGCAAGCCAGCGATATATACCAAAAAACTCAAGATATTCGCATTGCTGCATCTATCTGGAACAAAGTTTATAGCTGGACAACATTACCGGGTGTTTTAGCCTTGATGACTTGGGCTGGTGTCGGTTTAGATGCTGGGTTAGATAATGTGAGTTTTGTATTAGAAGACGGTGAACCCAAAGCTTTATGGTTTAATGATTTGAGTGGTACTGTAATTTATCCTCAGAGATTACCTATCCCCATTCCTCAAGACTACCCTGGAAAAATAGTAAATAGTCTAGAAGGCTTACATCAAGCTGTATTTACAGGCTTATTCCAGCGTAATGTAGCCCCAATGATAGACCATGTTCATCGCTTAACCAAACTCTCCAAAAAAACTATGTGGGGTAATGCGGTGAACGCCTCAGAAGGACTGTTTGCTGAAATTAATAAATGTACAAATTTAGAAGCAATACAAACAGATTATTCCGTCTTGTATGAACAACCATACAGTTCAGTTATGCCGGGACGCAATTCCCTTTACAACTTAGTACGCACTGAACAACTCAACGAACCCGGTTTACCAGCTACAACCACAGTCCGTCTTACCTGTTGTTTATATGCTTTTATTCCTCCATTTGATGAAAAGTGTACAAACTGTCCTCTATTAAAACCACAGGAACGAATTTCTCAAATAAGAGAATATATGAAAGAATCCGAGTGA
- a CDS encoding MFS transporter — protein MLQQPNPASMRNFLIVWLGQLVSTIGSNMTGFAIEIWAWEITGKATTLTLVSFFSLLPSIIITPISGVIVDRFNRKFLMMVGDTVAVLSTIVILLLHLTNNLQIWHFYLTGAIVGTFNQFQSLAYSASVSLMIPKQHYTRASSLEFLSGYGSNIIAPALAGYLYTVIGFLGIWLIDISTFLIAIGSLLFVSIPQPIPPTTKNENIANIWQDLGLGWRYITTHKSLLALLIVNVLFWLPHDIGDSLYSPMILSRTNNNTLVLGSLAAAAGFGGVTGAIVVSTWGGFRRKIKGVLWGMMGAGISKIVFGLGRTPWVWIPAQFCSSFNFPLNGSADSAIWLAKVPPDVQGRVFAARSLLLQIASAVGYLIAGPLADQVFTPALQSGGVLVGILGGLFGTGTGAGIALLYVICALCMLLVGWLGFSIPVLRNLEEILPDYDTEYSQLR, from the coding sequence ATGCTACAACAACCAAATCCAGCTAGTATGCGTAATTTTCTTATTGTTTGGCTTGGTCAATTAGTGTCTACCATTGGTAGTAATATGACCGGGTTTGCGATTGAAATTTGGGCATGGGAAATTACGGGTAAAGCTACAACTCTGACGCTGGTAAGTTTTTTTAGTTTGCTACCAAGTATTATTATTACCCCGATTAGTGGTGTAATTGTAGACAGATTTAACCGCAAATTTTTAATGATGGTGGGTGATACAGTTGCAGTTCTCAGCACAATTGTAATTTTGTTGTTGCATCTCACAAATAATCTACAAATCTGGCACTTTTATTTAACAGGCGCGATTGTCGGAACTTTCAATCAATTTCAATCTTTGGCGTATTCAGCATCAGTATCACTGATGATTCCTAAGCAGCACTATACCCGTGCTAGTAGTTTAGAATTTTTATCTGGTTATGGTAGTAATATTATTGCACCTGCTTTGGCGGGTTATCTTTACACAGTTATCGGTTTTTTAGGAATTTGGTTGATTGATATTTCGACGTTTCTTATAGCAATTGGAAGCTTATTATTTGTGAGTATTCCTCAACCAATACCACCAACCACAAAAAACGAAAATATAGCCAACATTTGGCAAGATTTGGGGTTGGGTTGGCGTTATATTACTACTCACAAAAGTTTGCTGGCACTGTTAATAGTTAATGTATTATTTTGGCTACCCCATGACATTGGAGATTCCCTTTACTCGCCCATGATTTTATCGCGCACTAATAATAATACTTTAGTGCTAGGTAGCTTGGCTGCTGCGGCTGGTTTTGGTGGTGTCACAGGGGCGATAGTTGTTAGCACTTGGGGCGGTTTCAGACGAAAAATTAAAGGTGTTTTATGGGGGATGATGGGTGCTGGTATTAGTAAAATTGTGTTTGGTTTGGGGAGAACACCTTGGGTTTGGATTCCAGCACAATTTTGTTCTTCTTTCAATTTCCCTTTGAATGGCAGTGCGGATAGTGCTATTTGGTTAGCGAAAGTACCCCCCGATGTGCAAGGAAGAGTTTTTGCAGCGCGATCGCTACTTTTACAGATCGCTTCTGCTGTAGGCTATTTAATAGCAGGGCCTTTGGCAGATCAAGTTTTTACACCTGCTTTGCAATCAGGCGGTGTTCTAGTTGGCATTCTCGGCGGATTATTTGGGACTGGTACTGGTGCAGGAATCGCGCTGTTATATGTAATTTGTGCGCTGTGTATGTTACTGGTCGGTTGGTTAGGCTTTTCTATACCTGTGCTGCGGAATTTAGAAGAGATTCTCCCCGACTATGATACAGAGTATAGCCAGTTGAGATGA
- the phnM gene encoding phosphonate metabolism protein PhnM, which produces MNEQIYTNYRLQLPDQELLGTLVVRDGLIADIQPGILTHGQNGEGDYLLPGLIELHTDNLERCMSPRPGIRWPLEAAAVYHDRDLASAGVTTVCDAIAIGDVAVGSPRLTNYAPMIDVISQGQAAGRFCVEHRIHLRCELAYEEVYEITAEYTNHPLLSMISLMDHTPGQRQFIHLDKFKEYYMGKHGVTPDQMDEFILIRQQKQAIYAEKNRIALVELAKTQGISLASHDDATVEHVQEAVEDGVVLAEFPTTLEAAKAAHSLGLQVLMGAPNLVLGGSHSGNVSAMELVLHNLVDVISSDYVPQSLLQSIFIIAHKTDKPIYQAMQLFTSNPAKAINLFGDRGSLEVGKRADFITVHDDGIVPRLKTTICRGDRVS; this is translated from the coding sequence ATGAATGAGCAAATATACACTAACTACCGTCTACAACTACCAGATCAAGAACTGCTGGGTACTTTGGTAGTCCGAGATGGATTAATTGCTGATATTCAGCCAGGAATTCTTACTCATGGTCAAAATGGTGAAGGAGATTATCTTTTACCAGGATTGATTGAATTACACACCGATAATCTTGAACGCTGTATGTCTCCGCGTCCTGGTATTCGCTGGCCTTTAGAAGCCGCAGCCGTTTATCATGACCGAGATTTAGCCAGTGCGGGAGTAACAACAGTATGTGATGCGATCGCTATCGGTGATGTAGCGGTTGGTTCTCCTCGCTTAACTAACTATGCACCGATGATTGATGTTATCTCCCAAGGACAAGCCGCCGGACGCTTTTGTGTGGAACATCGGATTCATCTACGCTGTGAACTGGCTTATGAGGAGGTGTATGAGATTACAGCAGAGTATACAAATCATCCTCTGTTATCCATGATTTCACTGATGGATCATACCCCTGGACAACGCCAGTTTATTCACTTAGATAAATTTAAAGAATATTACATGGGTAAACATGGTGTGACTCCTGACCAAATGGACGAGTTTATTTTGATTCGTCAGCAAAAACAAGCAATATATGCAGAAAAAAACCGTATAGCTTTAGTAGAACTGGCAAAAACTCAAGGTATTTCCTTAGCGAGTCATGATGATGCTACAGTCGAACACGTCCAAGAAGCGGTGGAAGATGGCGTAGTGTTAGCTGAGTTCCCCACGACCTTAGAAGCCGCCAAAGCAGCGCACAGCTTAGGACTACAAGTTTTGATGGGTGCGCCGAATTTAGTGCTTGGTGGTTCTCACTCTGGGAATGTTTCCGCAATGGAACTTGTCTTACACAATTTAGTGGATGTGATTTCTTCTGATTACGTGCCTCAAAGCTTATTGCAATCGATTTTTATTATTGCCCATAAGACAGACAAGCCTATTTACCAAGCAATGCAATTATTTACCAGCAACCCAGCCAAAGCCATTAATTTATTTGGCGATCGCGGTAGTCTAGAGGTAGGCAAAAGAGCCGATTTCATCACCGTTCATGATGATGGTATCGTTCCCCGATTGAAAACAACTATTTGCCGAGGCGATCGCGTTTCTTAA
- the phnL gene encoding phosphonate C-P lyase system protein PhnL: MQSLTLNHHSVSFPRQALLQVENLRKSFILHQQGGMNLSVLEDVSLSVNAGECVALSGASGSGKSTFMRCLYANYRVDSGSVWVRHEESWLDLCQLAPHEILAVRQKTIGYVSQFLRVIPRVPALEVAAEPLLELGINIDVAYNKVKDLFRRLNLSERLWHLSPTTFSGGEKQRVNITRALAVDYPILLLDEPTSALDTTNRQVVIELLQEKKAQGCALIGIFHDEEVKAQLCNRELIFKS; encoded by the coding sequence ATGCAATCATTAACTCTTAATCATCATTCAGTAAGCTTTCCTCGCCAAGCACTTTTACAAGTCGAGAATTTGCGAAAAAGTTTTATTTTGCATCAGCAAGGAGGTATGAATTTATCAGTACTAGAAGATGTATCTTTGAGCGTTAATGCTGGGGAATGTGTCGCTCTTTCTGGCGCTTCCGGTAGTGGTAAATCTACATTTATGCGCTGCTTATACGCTAATTATCGCGTTGATAGTGGTTCTGTGTGGGTTAGGCATGAGGAATCTTGGCTTGATTTGTGTCAACTTGCACCCCACGAAATTTTAGCAGTACGACAGAAAACTATTGGATATGTCAGCCAATTTTTAAGAGTAATTCCTAGAGTACCAGCCTTAGAAGTTGCCGCAGAACCATTGTTGGAATTAGGAATAAATATAGATGTTGCATATAACAAAGTTAAAGACTTATTTCGTCGCCTTAACCTCTCAGAACGACTATGGCATCTTTCCCCCACGACTTTTTCTGGAGGCGAAAAGCAACGGGTAAATATTACTCGTGCTTTAGCCGTTGACTATCCAATTTTGCTGCTAGATGAACCAACTTCAGCCCTAGACACAACCAATCGCCAAGTAGTAATCGAACTGCTACAAGAGAAAAAAGCTCAAGGTTGTGCGTTAATTGGCATTTTTCACGACGAAGAAGTAAAAGCGCAACTTTGTAACCGGGAATTAATTTTTAAGAGTTGA
- the phnK gene encoding phosphonate C-P lyase system protein PhnK, with product MTKPLLQVHELSKSYGGIKACDRISFDLYPGQVLGIVGESGSGKSTLLGAIADHIAVDHGNVTYISRSGEDLEIFQLAEAKRRLLMRTEWGFVQQNPRDGLRMRVSAGANIGERLLDIGVRHYGNIRDEAAHWLREVEIDPTRIDDLPAQFSGGMQQRLQLARVLVTRPRLILMDEPTGGLDVSVQARLLDLLRSLVRNFHLSVIIVTHDIGVVRLLAHRLLVMQQGQVVESGLTDQVLDDPQHPYTQLLVSAALTP from the coding sequence ATGACTAAACCTCTTTTACAAGTTCACGAATTGAGTAAATCTTACGGTGGGATTAAGGCTTGCGATCGCATTTCTTTTGACCTCTATCCTGGGCAAGTTCTCGGTATTGTCGGCGAATCTGGTTCTGGTAAGTCTACTTTGCTGGGTGCAATAGCCGATCACATTGCAGTTGATCACGGTAATGTTACTTATATTAGCCGTAGCGGTGAAGACTTAGAAATATTTCAACTTGCGGAAGCTAAACGGCGTTTATTGATGCGAACGGAGTGGGGTTTTGTCCAGCAAAATCCCCGTGATGGTTTGCGAATGCGGGTGAGTGCGGGGGCGAATATAGGGGAACGCTTGCTAGATATTGGGGTGCGCCACTATGGCAATATTCGGGATGAGGCTGCCCACTGGTTACGAGAAGTTGAAATTGACCCGACACGGATAGATGATTTGCCAGCCCAATTTTCGGGAGGAATGCAGCAAAGATTACAACTTGCACGTGTGTTGGTAACGCGTCCTCGATTGATTTTGATGGACGAACCGACGGGAGGTTTAGATGTGTCAGTGCAAGCGCGGTTATTGGATTTGTTGCGATCGCTTGTCCGCAATTTTCACCTGAGTGTGATTATAGTCACCCACGATATCGGCGTAGTCAGGCTACTGGCGCACAGATTACTAGTCATGCAGCAAGGACAAGTAGTGGAATCAGGTTTAACTGACCAAGTACTTGATGATCCACAACATCCATACACTCAACTATTAGTCAGTGCTGCACTAACGCCCTAA
- a CDS encoding alpha-D-ribose 1-methylphosphonate 5-phosphate C-P-lyase PhnJ, whose product MNTSPSSPETGFNFAYLDEQTKRSIRRALLKAVAIPGHQIPFSSREMPMSYGWGTGGIQVTAAVIGQTDVLKVIDQGADDTTNAVNIRRFFQKVCGVKTTESTQAATLLQTRHRIPETPLNDGQILVYQVPIPEPLRWLEPSSVETGKMHALEEYGAMYVKLYEDITTHGHIATSYDYPVMVHHRYLMSPSPIPRFDNPKMNMSPALQLFGAGREKRIYAIPPYTKVKSLDFEDHPFTVEKWDKACELCGSTESYLDEVVIDDQGGRMWICSDTDFCTGRREGVTDDG is encoded by the coding sequence ATGAATACTTCTCCCTCATCCCCAGAAACAGGCTTTAACTTCGCCTACTTAGATGAACAAACAAAGCGTTCCATTCGCCGCGCCTTGCTGAAAGCCGTAGCTATTCCAGGACATCAAATTCCTTTTTCTTCCAGAGAAATGCCCATGTCTTACGGCTGGGGTACTGGTGGAATCCAGGTTACGGCTGCTGTAATTGGTCAAACTGATGTCTTGAAAGTAATTGACCAAGGTGCAGACGACACCACAAACGCCGTTAATATTCGCCGCTTTTTCCAAAAAGTCTGTGGCGTAAAAACAACAGAAAGTACACAAGCAGCAACTTTACTTCAGACTCGCCACCGCATACCCGAAACACCACTCAACGACGGGCAGATTTTAGTTTACCAAGTACCAATCCCTGAACCCTTGCGCTGGCTAGAACCCTCATCTGTGGAGACAGGCAAAATGCACGCTCTAGAAGAATACGGGGCTATGTACGTAAAACTTTACGAAGACATCACCACACATGGACACATTGCCACATCCTACGACTACCCGGTCATGGTGCATCACCGTTATTTGATGAGTCCCAGCCCCATCCCTCGCTTTGATAATCCCAAAATGAATATGAGTCCAGCATTGCAATTATTTGGTGCAGGCAGAGAAAAACGCATATATGCAATTCCACCATACACCAAAGTCAAAAGCCTGGATTTTGAAGACCATCCCTTCACTGTAGAAAAATGGGATAAAGCCTGTGAGTTATGCGGTTCTACAGAAAGCTATTTGGATGAAGTGGTGATTGATGACCAAGGCGGGCGAATGTGGATTTGTTCAGATACGGATTTTTGTACTGGGAGGAGAGAAGGGGTGACTGATGACGGTTGA